One window of Helicobacter winghamensis ATCC BAA-430 genomic DNA carries:
- a CDS encoding 4-hydroxy-3-methylbut-2-enyl diphosphate reductase yields MEVKLAKNYGFCFGVKRAIELAEKKPNGITLGPLIHNDKEINRLKEKFNVVVNENIQEIPKKAEVIIRTHGIPKQDLQKLKEKTNNITDATCPYVTKPQKICEDMSAKGYQIVIFGDMKHPEVKGVMSYCDNEPLVVEDLESLKKAKLRDKVALVSQTTKNINLFLEIANYLISRCSECRVFNTICNATFDNQDSARNLAKEVDVMVIVGGKNSSNTKQLYNISKEYCKDCYLIEDFSELDSKWFLEKQLCGVTAGASTPNWIIDKVVNTIKSY; encoded by the coding sequence GTGGAAGTAAAATTAGCAAAAAACTATGGATTTTGTTTTGGAGTAAAACGCGCGATTGAGTTAGCAGAAAAAAAACCAAATGGTATAACTCTAGGTCCTCTAATCCATAATGATAAAGAGATTAATCGTTTAAAAGAAAAATTTAATGTTGTAGTTAATGAGAATATTCAAGAGATTCCAAAAAAAGCGGAAGTGATTATTCGCACACACGGAATCCCAAAGCAAGATTTACAAAAGTTAAAAGAAAAAACTAATAATATCACTGATGCAACTTGTCCTTATGTTACAAAGCCACAAAAGATTTGCGAGGATATGAGTGCTAAAGGCTATCAAATTGTAATTTTTGGAGACATGAAACATCCCGAAGTTAAAGGAGTAATGAGTTATTGCGACAATGAGCCTTTGGTGGTAGAAGATTTAGAATCACTAAAAAAGGCTAAATTGCGCGATAAAGTTGCTCTAGTTTCACAAACTACAAAAAATATTAATTTGTTTTTAGAAATTGCAAATTATTTAATCAGTCGTTGTTCGGAGTGTAGAGTGTTTAACACGATTTGTAATGCAACATTTGACAACCAAGATTCTGCAAGAAATTTGGCAAAAGAAGTGGATGTAATGGTGATTGTCGGTGGCAAAAACTCATCAAACACAAAGCAACTCTATAATATTTCTAAGGAATATTGCAAGGATTGTTATTTGATAGAGGATTTTTCAGAATTAGATTCCAAGTGGTTTTTGGAAAAGCAACTCTGTGGGGTTACTGCTGGAGCTTCTACTCCAAATTGGATTATTGATAAGGTGGTCAATACAATTAAAAGCTATTAA
- the aroA gene encoding 3-phosphoshikimate 1-carboxyvinyltransferase, whose translation MKLEVSKTQGFELETDKIASDKSISHRCAMFALLSDKPSFVKNYLEGEDTLDTLEIAKKLGLSVEKCHGGLLLTPPKNIQEPNTILYCGNAGTAMRLYLGLLSAQNGIFVLSGDMYLNKRPMKRIVEPLRSIGAEILGRSSGEFAPLVIKGNPKLESFFYTSKIPSAQIKSAMLLSALFAKGESVYQEPELSRDHSEKMLKGMGAEIESAIDKNGAVEIKIKPLKSKLEPLNLEIPADPSSAFFFAVAVAITPNSRGILRNVLLNKTRIEAFSVLEKMGVTITYKETSKTYESIGDIIINAPESLKAVELSEKISWLIDEIPALAIAMACAKGKSVVKNAKELRVKETDRIKAVVENLRACGIEAQELDDGFYIVGGMLKKACVDSFGDHRIAMSFAVAGLKSGMEIENAECINVSFPNFLEILQSLTKICQKG comes from the coding sequence ATGAAGTTAGAAGTTAGCAAAACACAAGGTTTTGAGCTAGAAACAGACAAGATTGCTTCTGATAAGTCTATTTCACATCGTTGCGCAATGTTCGCGCTTCTTAGTGATAAGCCTAGTTTTGTAAAGAATTATTTAGAGGGCGAAGATACGCTAGATACGCTAGAGATTGCAAAAAAACTAGGTTTAAGCGTTGAAAAATGTCATGGGGGATTGTTGCTAACACCGCCAAAAAACATTCAAGAGCCCAATACGATTCTGTATTGTGGTAATGCAGGGACAGCAATGCGCCTGTATCTTGGGCTATTAAGTGCGCAAAATGGAATCTTTGTTTTAAGTGGGGATATGTATCTTAATAAACGCCCTATGAAGCGAATTGTTGAGCCTTTAAGAAGTATTGGTGCGGAGATTTTAGGGAGAAGCAGTGGTGAGTTTGCGCCTTTGGTTATTAAAGGGAATCCAAAGTTGGAATCCTTTTTTTATACTAGCAAGATTCCAAGTGCGCAAATTAAATCTGCTATGCTTTTAAGCGCGCTTTTTGCCAAGGGTGAGAGTGTTTATCAAGAACCAGAATTAAGCCGTGATCATAGTGAAAAAATGCTAAAAGGAATGGGAGCGGAGATAGAATCTGCAATAGATAAAAATGGTGCAGTTGAGATTAAAATAAAGCCATTAAAAAGTAAATTAGAACCGTTGAATTTAGAAATTCCAGCAGATCCTTCTAGTGCATTTTTCTTTGCGGTGGCAGTTGCAATTACGCCAAATTCTAGAGGAATTTTGCGCAATGTTTTACTTAATAAAACACGCATTGAAGCTTTTAGTGTGCTTGAAAAAATGGGCGTTACAATAACTTATAAAGAAACTTCAAAAACTTATGAAAGTATCGGCGATATTATCATAAATGCACCAGAGAGTCTAAAGGCTGTGGAATTGAGTGAGAAAATTTCTTGGTTGATTGATGAGATTCCAGCATTAGCCATTGCAATGGCTTGTGCCAAGGGGAAAAGTGTAGTTAAAAACGCGAAAGAATTGCGTGTTAAAGAAACAGATAGAATCAAGGCAGTTGTAGAAAATCTTAGGGCTTGTGGGATTGAAGCGCAAGAGTTAGACGATGGATTTTACATTGTGGGTGGAATGTTAAAAAAAGCTTGTGTGGATAGCTTTGGGGATCATAGAATTGCGATGAGTTTTGCAGTTGCTGGATTGAAAAGTGGAATGGAGATTGAAAATGCTGAGTGTATTAATGTGTCCTTTCCAAATTTTTTGGAAATTTTACAATCTCTTACAAAAATTTGCCAAAAAGGGTAA
- the pheT gene encoding phenylalanine--tRNA ligase subunit beta, with translation MIFTRSILSHILPLKNITSAMMYSTLNKIGLEVESFCAVVAPKRVVVGKILECQKHPDATKLNVTQVAISGTEGSYETRQIVCGASNAREGIYVAVALEGAELPGITIKKAMLRGVESCGMLCSTAELGFPKVNDGIVELDSSIGELVIGKEISEYPVFNDEIYEISITPNRGDCMSLMGVARDLSVAFDLELKPLNPPKVSDNAPGIGRVLQIVANDKHDASLLFQAMEIKPSALPLCVNLLLAHNGILENSWLKDALSFSTLFSGVILNAYPQSFCQLDGQKVVLTLKKDERGLESIYHENEKLSTIGVELCAYESKESLVKEKEFIVLEASYIAPEIIAQKVMETKTKVDLKVFQRTSRGSCPDLKVGLSVLSGLLLGEEGVLYTDTQGFIEIPPKDPITIDLELMGRIIGVCLEKLKVINILKGLGFGVEIASDENFIIAEPPLFRHDIVSAQDVAEEIIRFYGIDNVPSAPLVFVQNHQSDDALREYYFKRKIAQKAIGVGFNEAVHFVFEDREKLQSCGFEVLEDTLDLLNPITQDLNTLRSTLLLGLLRAVVHNCNNGFNAVSLFEMGAVYDKKREQRASLGFIQSGLLCEERYPNAKGIREGYFGFCDRIARVIGEFSLEPLESKIKLFHSGQCAKVLQNGKEVGVIATLHPQFASEFGLDETYLCELDLDLLTEAIPQVQMYSKFQKAQRDLSVVLDKKIPYYEIRKCIESLKVPSIVGFYPLDIYEDSTLQDKMSLTIRFALQSDVKTLEEKDINAALEVVLEELKNSFGVELR, from the coding sequence ATGATTTTTACACGCAGTATTTTAAGTCATATTTTACCACTAAAGAATATCACCAGCGCGATGATGTATAGCACTTTAAATAAGATTGGGCTAGAGGTGGAATCTTTTTGTGCGGTGGTTGCACCAAAGAGAGTGGTTGTAGGTAAGATTTTAGAGTGTCAAAAGCATCCAGATGCAACAAAGCTAAATGTTACACAAGTGGCAATTAGTGGCACAGAAGGAAGTTATGAAACACGCCAAATCGTGTGTGGTGCGTCAAATGCAAGAGAAGGGATTTATGTTGCAGTTGCACTTGAAGGAGCTGAACTCCCCGGTATTACCATTAAAAAAGCTATGCTTAGGGGGGTGGAGAGTTGTGGAATGCTATGTTCTACAGCAGAGCTTGGATTTCCAAAGGTTAATGATGGAATTGTAGAATTAGATTCTAGTATTGGCGAGTTGGTTATCGGCAAGGAAATTAGTGAATATCCTGTGTTTAATGATGAAATCTATGAGATTTCTATCACGCCAAATCGTGGGGATTGTATGAGCTTAATGGGGGTTGCTAGGGATTTAAGCGTGGCGTTTGATTTGGAATTAAAGCCACTTAATCCGCCAAAAGTTTCTGACAATGCTCCAGGAATTGGGAGAGTGCTTCAAATTGTTGCCAATGATAAGCATGATGCGTCTTTGCTTTTTCAAGCAATGGAAATAAAACCTAGTGCATTGCCTTTATGTGTGAATTTGCTTTTAGCGCATAATGGAATCTTAGAAAATTCTTGGCTCAAAGATGCACTAAGTTTTAGCACACTTTTTAGTGGAGTGATTTTAAATGCGTATCCGCAAAGTTTTTGCCAGCTTGATGGACAAAAGGTTGTTTTAACGCTTAAAAAAGATGAACGCGGACTTGAGAGTATTTATCACGAAAATGAGAAACTATCTACTATTGGTGTGGAGCTTTGCGCTTATGAAAGTAAGGAATCTTTAGTAAAAGAAAAAGAATTTATCGTGCTTGAAGCAAGTTATATTGCACCAGAGATTATCGCACAAAAGGTAATGGAAACAAAAACAAAGGTAGATCTTAAGGTGTTTCAACGCACTTCGCGTGGGAGCTGCCCGGATTTAAAAGTTGGGCTATCTGTGCTTTCAGGCTTACTTTTAGGAGAAGAGGGAGTTTTATATACAGATACGCAAGGGTTTATTGAAATACCGCCAAAAGATCCTATTACGATTGATTTAGAGTTAATGGGGCGCATTATTGGTGTGTGTTTAGAAAAGTTAAAGGTGATTAATATTTTAAAAGGGCTTGGCTTTGGCGTGGAGATTGCAAGTGATGAGAATTTTATCATCGCAGAGCCACCTTTATTTCGCCACGATATTGTAAGTGCGCAAGATGTAGCAGAGGAAATTATCCGTTTTTATGGGATTGATAATGTGCCTAGCGCACCGCTTGTGTTTGTGCAAAATCATCAGAGTGATGATGCCTTAAGAGAATATTATTTTAAGAGAAAAATCGCACAAAAAGCTATTGGAGTGGGCTTTAACGAAGCGGTGCATTTTGTCTTTGAGGATAGGGAGAAGCTTCAAAGTTGTGGGTTTGAAGTGTTAGAAGACACGCTGGATTTGCTAAATCCTATCACGCAGGATTTAAATACTTTGCGTAGCACGCTATTGCTTGGACTTTTAAGGGCTGTTGTGCATAATTGCAACAATGGCTTTAATGCGGTCAGTCTTTTTGAAATGGGGGCTGTGTATGATAAGAAGCGCGAACAAAGGGCTAGTCTTGGCTTTATCCAAAGTGGTTTACTGTGTGAAGAACGCTACCCAAATGCAAAGGGTATAAGAGAGGGGTATTTTGGCTTTTGCGATAGAATTGCGCGTGTAATAGGAGAATTTAGCTTAGAACCATTGGAATCTAAAATTAAGCTATTTCATAGCGGACAATGTGCAAAGGTGCTTCAAAATGGCAAAGAAGTGGGCGTGATTGCAACCTTGCATCCACAATTTGCTAGCGAGTTTGGATTAGATGAAACTTATCTTTGTGAGTTAGATTTGGACTTGCTAACCGAAGCGATTCCACAAGTGCAAATGTATTCAAAGTTTCAAAAAGCACAGAGAGATTTAAGCGTAGTTTTGGATAAAAAGATTCCATATTATGAGATTAGAAAATGTATTGAAAGCTTAAAAGTGCCTAGCATAGTTGGATTTTATCCGCTTGATATTTATGAGGATTCCACCTTGCAAGATAAAATGAGTTTGACGATTCGCTTTGCTTTGCAATCAGATGTCAAAACACTGGAAGAAAAGGATATTAATGCAGCTTTGGAGGTTGTGTTAGAAGAGCTTAAAAATTCCTTTGGAGTAGAATTGCGATGA
- the pheS gene encoding phenylalanine--tRNA ligase subunit alpha, whose amino-acid sequence MEAIFSKIDDAQTTAELEEIRILVMGKKGSLTAKFAELKTCDGESKKTLAKELNTLKMRFEKALADKKEALSLKELEAKLSAEKIDVSLFSPSNLKGANHPVMLMLDRIVEYFVGMNFALKMGPLIEDDFHNFEALNLPKYHPARDMQDTFYFKDGKLLRTHTSPVQIRTMESQKPPIRMICPGNVFRCDYDLTHTPMFHQVEGLVVESGKDSVSFAHLKFILEDFLKYMFGDVKVRFRSSFFPFTEPSAEVDMSCIFCQGKGCRVCSHTGWLEVLGCGVVDENVFRAVGYENVSGYAFGLGVERFAMLAYSVPDLRAFFESDLRILEQFK is encoded by the coding sequence ATGGAAGCTATATTTTCTAAGATTGATGATGCGCAAACTACTGCAGAATTAGAAGAAATCCGCATTTTAGTAATGGGAAAAAAGGGGAGTTTAACAGCAAAGTTTGCGGAGCTTAAAACTTGCGATGGGGAGAGCAAAAAAACACTTGCAAAAGAGCTAAACACTCTAAAAATGCGTTTTGAAAAGGCATTAGCTGATAAAAAAGAAGCTTTAAGCTTAAAAGAATTAGAAGCAAAATTAAGCGCAGAAAAAATTGATGTTTCTCTTTTTAGTCCAAGTAATTTAAAGGGAGCAAATCACCCTGTAATGTTGATGTTAGATAGGATTGTAGAATATTTTGTAGGAATGAATTTCGCGCTTAAAATGGGACCTTTGATAGAAGATGATTTTCATAATTTTGAAGCCTTGAATTTGCCTAAATATCACCCTGCAAGAGATATGCAAGATACCTTTTATTTTAAAGACGGGAAACTTTTGCGCACACACACTTCACCTGTGCAAATCCGCACAATGGAATCGCAAAAGCCGCCTATCCGTATGATTTGTCCGGGAAATGTATTTAGATGTGATTATGATTTAACGCATACACCTATGTTTCATCAAGTAGAAGGGCTTGTAGTGGAGAGTGGCAAGGATTCTGTAAGTTTTGCGCATTTAAAGTTTATTTTAGAAGACTTTTTGAAATATATGTTCGGAGATGTAAAAGTGCGATTCCGCTCTAGCTTCTTTCCTTTTACAGAGCCAAGTGCCGAAGTGGATATGAGCTGTATTTTTTGTCAAGGTAAAGGTTGTCGTGTATGTTCGCACACAGGGTGGCTAGAAGTGCTTGGATGTGGCGTTGTAGATGAGAATGTTTTTAGGGCAGTTGGTTATGAAAATGTGAGCGGTTATGCCTTTGGGCTTGGAGTAGAAAGATTTGCAATGCTAGCATATAGTGTGCCAGATTTAAGGGCATTTTTTGAGAGTGATTTAAGAATTTTGGAGCAATTTAAATGA
- a CDS encoding histidine triad nucleotide-binding protein: protein MSVFEKIIKGEIPCNKVLENDDFLAFHDIAPKAPIHVLAIPKKFAKDFQELEPQEMAGLTSFIQEVAKLLGLDKSGYRIISNVGVDGGQEIPYLHFHILGGAKLRWDNLAQNISEKQRLEEAKKGM from the coding sequence ATGAGCGTATTTGAAAAAATTATCAAAGGCGAAATTCCTTGCAATAAGGTGCTAGAAAACGATGATTTTTTAGCATTCCACGACATTGCGCCAAAGGCTCCAATCCATGTTTTAGCAATCCCTAAAAAGTTTGCAAAAGATTTTCAAGAACTAGAACCGCAAGAAATGGCAGGTTTAACAAGCTTCATTCAAGAAGTTGCTAAACTCTTAGGGCTTGATAAAAGCGGTTATCGCATTATTAGCAATGTAGGTGTTGATGGCGGACAAGAGATTCCTTATTTGCACTTCCACATTCTAGGCGGAGCAAAATTGCGTTGGGATAATTTAGCACAAAATATCTCTGAAAAACAACGCTTAGAAGAAGCTAAAAAGGGAATGTAA
- a CDS encoding YciI family protein: MKNLFVILVTYTKPLEIIESILQEHRAFLQKGYESGHLLASGPQNPKKGGIVIGKFDSKESVETFFKYDPYAQNNVATYQVLEFTPVLHHTLLKDFLEV, from the coding sequence ATGAAAAATCTGTTTGTAATTTTAGTTACCTATACAAAGCCACTAGAAATTATTGAAAGTATTTTGCAAGAACATCGTGCCTTTCTGCAAAAGGGCTATGAAAGCGGACATTTGCTAGCTAGCGGACCACAAAATCCCAAAAAAGGTGGAATCGTTATAGGAAAATTTGATTCTAAGGAATCTGTCGAAACATTTTTTAAATACGATCCTTACGCTCAAAACAATGTCGCCACTTATCAAGTCTTAGAATTTACCCCAGTGCTACATCATACACTTTTGAAAGACTTTTTAGAAGTTTAG
- a CDS encoding NAD-dependent epimerase, with translation MKILVTGTAGFIGSFLAKRLLERGDEVVGLDCINDYYDVRIKYGRLENAGIAQNAIAYNALVQSEKYPNYRFIKLNLEDRENLFKLFEKEKFDKVCNLAAQAGVRYSLVNPYAYVDSNIVGFVNILEACRHHNIKHLAYASSSSVYGLNENMPFSTSDNVDHPISLYAASKKSNELMAHTYSYLFGLPTTGLRFFTVYGPWGRPDMALFLFTKAILEGKPIDVFNHGEMLRDFTYVDDIVEGVVRVIDNNAEPNAEWSGKAPDPHSSKAPYKIYNIGNNNPVRLMDFIEAIEKELGITAQKNMLPLQPGDVPATYANVDDLIKEIDYKPNTSIETGIKNFIAWYREFFKV, from the coding sequence ATGAAAATTTTAGTAACAGGAACAGCAGGGTTTATTGGGTCATTTCTTGCAAAACGCTTGCTAGAGCGTGGTGATGAAGTTGTAGGACTTGATTGTATTAATGATTATTATGATGTGCGTATTAAATATGGGCGTTTAGAAAATGCAGGGATTGCGCAAAATGCAATTGCGTATAATGCGTTGGTTCAGAGTGAAAAATATCCAAACTATCGCTTTATTAAATTAAATTTAGAGGATAGAGAGAATCTTTTTAAACTTTTTGAAAAAGAAAAGTTTGATAAGGTTTGCAATCTTGCTGCACAAGCAGGTGTGAGATATTCTTTAGTGAATCCTTATGCGTATGTGGATAGTAATATTGTGGGGTTTGTGAATATCCTAGAGGCGTGTAGGCACCATAATATTAAGCACTTAGCCTATGCTTCAAGCTCATCAGTGTATGGCTTAAATGAAAATATGCCTTTTAGCACAAGTGATAATGTGGATCATCCTATTAGTTTATATGCAGCAAGCAAAAAGAGTAATGAGCTTATGGCGCATACTTATTCTTATCTTTTTGGATTGCCAACAACGGGTTTGCGCTTCTTTACGGTTTATGGTCCTTGGGGGCGTCCGGATATGGCGTTGTTTTTATTTACAAAGGCGATTTTAGAAGGCAAGCCTATTGATGTGTTTAATCACGGAGAAATGCTAAGAGACTTTACTTATGTAGATGATATTGTAGAAGGTGTTGTGCGTGTAATTGATAATAATGCAGAACCAAATGCAGAGTGGAGTGGCAAAGCCCCAGATCCGCATAGCTCAAAAGCACCTTATAAAATCTATAATATTGGAAATAATAATCCTGTGCGATTAATGGATTTTATAGAAGCAATTGAAAAAGAGCTAGGTATCACAGCACAAAAGAATATGCTTCCACTTCAGCCCGGAGATGTGCCAGCAACTTATGCAAATGTTGATGATTTAATTAAAGAGATTGATTACAAGCCAAACACAAGTATAGAAACTGGGATTAAAAACTTCATAGCTTGGTATAGAGAGTTTTTTAAAGTTTAA
- a CDS encoding pyridoxal-phosphate-dependent aminotransferase family protein: MLLFTPGPTPVPEFVRVAMSEPTIHHRTPEFEEIFAKTRALLKEVIGLPEVLMLASSGSGAMEACVTSLCEKKLLSINSGKFGERFGKIARAFKIPNVEIKNPWDIPASLEQVIDALKANPEIDAFCIQACESAGGLRHSYEVLAKAVKEYNPEIMVIVDGITAMGVEPLDMTYVDALIGGSQKAFMLPPGLSIIGLSQKAVEKIQERDVGFYFNLKTELKNQVKNTTAWTAPTTIIIGLCAFLERAKEIGYDTIYHQTKARSLACDAAMEGIGLKIYPTIPALSMTCVYHEESDKIRKVLKNTYEVNIAGGQDDLKGKIFRINHMGMVGISEISWVVNAVELSLDMLGIRKFNGLANQIFMEQYFRVLKQ; the protein is encoded by the coding sequence ATGTTGCTTTTTACTCCCGGTCCAACGCCTGTGCCAGAGTTTGTTCGTGTGGCAATGAGTGAGCCTACAATCCATCATCGCACTCCAGAGTTTGAAGAGATTTTTGCAAAAACACGCGCATTGCTTAAAGAAGTGATTGGTTTGCCTGAAGTGCTAATGCTTGCAAGCTCTGGAAGTGGAGCAATGGAAGCTTGCGTAACTTCGCTATGTGAAAAAAAGCTTTTAAGTATTAATAGTGGAAAATTTGGAGAGAGATTTGGCAAGATTGCTAGAGCATTTAAGATTCCAAATGTGGAAATTAAGAATCCTTGGGATATTCCAGCAAGCCTAGAGCAGGTTATAGATGCGCTTAAAGCAAATCCAGAGATTGATGCGTTTTGTATCCAAGCGTGCGAGAGTGCTGGGGGCTTGAGACATTCTTATGAAGTGCTTGCAAAAGCAGTAAAAGAGTATAATCCTGAAATAATGGTGATTGTAGATGGAATCACTGCAATGGGTGTAGAACCTTTGGATATGACTTATGTTGATGCGCTTATTGGTGGCTCACAAAAGGCTTTTATGCTACCGCCTGGACTTAGTATTATTGGGCTTAGCCAAAAAGCGGTGGAAAAAATTCAAGAACGCGATGTGGGGTTTTATTTTAACTTAAAAACAGAGCTTAAAAATCAAGTTAAAAATACAACGGCTTGGACTGCACCAACGACTATTATTATAGGGCTTTGTGCCTTTTTAGAGCGTGCAAAAGAGATAGGCTATGATACAATTTATCATCAAACAAAGGCACGCTCTTTAGCTTGTGATGCTGCTATGGAAGGAATAGGACTTAAGATTTATCCTACAATTCCAGCATTAAGTATGACTTGCGTGTATCATGAAGAGAGCGATAAGATAAGAAAAGTATTAAAAAATACCTATGAAGTTAATATTGCTGGCGGTCAAGATGACTTAAAGGGCAAGATTTTTAGAATCAACCATATGGGAATGGTTGGAATTAGTGAGATTTCTTGGGTAGTTAATGCAGTGGAGTTAAGTCTTGATATGCTTGGAATCCGTAAGTTTAACGGGCTAGCAAATCAGATTTTTATGGAACAATATTTTAGAGTTTTAAAGCAATAA